In Euwallacea fornicatus isolate EFF26 chromosome 20, ASM4011564v1, whole genome shotgun sequence, a single window of DNA contains:
- the LOC136345575 gene encoding aldo-keto reductase family 1 member B1-like, protein MASEVLTMQLNNGLQIPVIGLGTWKSQPGQVEQAVKDAIDIGYRHIDCAYAYRNEKEVGVALKAKFGDGTVKREDIWVTGKIWNTFHRADLVEKNVKISLADLGLEYLDLALIHWPFAYKEEQDLFPKDEAGNILFSDVDYLETWKALEELHKKGLVKTIGLSNFNKAQITRILENATIPPSVLQIECHPYLNQKKLIDFAKSKGIAVTAYSPLGSPDRPWAKAGDPQLMEDPKVVELAKKYGKTPAQILLRYQIERGVIVIPKSVTKSRIQQNLEIFDFKLAPADIAHIDSFDCNGRFCPLTAASGHKYHPFENDEF, encoded by the exons tCTCAGCCTGGCCAGGTAGAACAAGCAGTCAAAGACGCCATTGATATTGGTTACCGTCATATTGACTGCGCTTACGCCTACCGTAATGAGAAAGAAGTTGGAGTTGCTCTGAAAGCCAAGTTCGGAGATGGTACTGTTAAGAGGGAAGATATTTGGGTCACCGG tAAAATCTGGAATACTTTCCATAGAGCAGACTTAGTGgagaaaaatgtcaaaatatcTCTGGCAGACTTAGGTTTAGAGTACCTGGATCTCGCCTTGATTCACTGGCCTTTCGCGTACAAA GAAGAGCAGGACCTCTTCCCTAAAGATGAAGCAGGTAATATTCTTTTCAGCGACGTAGACTATCTGGAGACCTGGAAAGCTTTGGAAGAACTCCATAAGAAGGGACTTGTTAAAACAATTGGACTCTCCAACTTCAACAAGGCCCAAATAACACGGATTTTGGAAAACGCCACCATTCCTCCTTCAGTTTTGCAG ATCGAATGCCATCCATACTTGAATCAGAAGAAATTGATCGATTTCGCCAAATCGAAAGGGATTGCAGTTACTGCCTACAGCCCTCTCGGCTCCCCTGACAGGCCCTGGGCCAAAGCgg GCGATCCACAACTGATGGAGGATCCTAAAGTGGTCGAACTTGCCAAAAAGTACGGCAAAACTCCTGCCCAAATCTTGTTAAGGTACCAAATCGAAAGGGGGGTGATTGTCATTCCGAAGTCGGTTACCAAGTCGAGGATTCAGCAAAACTTAGAGATCTTTGACTTCAAACTGGCTCCTGCAGATATTGCCCATATTGATTCGTTTGATTGCAATGGGAGATTCTGTCCACTCACAGC GGCTTCTGGTCATAAATACCATCCATTCGAAaatgatgaattttaa